From a single Paludibaculum fermentans genomic region:
- a CDS encoding ArnT family glycosyltransferase, which produces MLVAGLSRASALWLIAISLSALGAGFFLILRRRFGIAPAIAAAVALCAVPVVAWSVCLVMVDISSSMVAFFAVLAFVHFANCPSWRRSALFGVLAAAAILTKNSSYYILLVPGLYIVAGSKWSLLKVRSFWLAPILVVGLYGPWLLISRSALLVGTVGLDLPSFWGFTGKFLAALWRETSFLLIPATVGAFFVLRRRKEASALELCLLATVPASLVAVVAARVPVQERLFIVVYMAVIFFALLGLTEVLSLMRVRSRIAVNAVLVLFFGVYIKLNWMDFRRPPQNDMRQAVEFINRYDVGQSGAILVSSAREGPWIAEFVQSEDSRPKRIFVRPTKVFCDESWNATGYRPLLRTVDELSVKLDELPVRYVIRDSTQPSHDYLHDHLLDQLIQAHPDLWKKCFVSDGSSPAGYVIYQNMKWSPDSQSKLYAGLKKQFLSKWR; this is translated from the coding sequence ATGCTCGTGGCCGGCCTCTCCCGCGCCTCCGCGCTTTGGTTGATCGCCATCTCGCTGAGCGCGCTGGGCGCGGGGTTCTTCCTCATACTCAGGCGGCGCTTCGGAATCGCTCCTGCCATTGCCGCCGCGGTTGCGCTGTGTGCAGTCCCGGTTGTGGCGTGGAGCGTTTGTCTGGTGATGGTCGATATCTCCTCTTCAATGGTTGCGTTTTTCGCGGTGTTGGCATTTGTCCATTTTGCGAATTGCCCTTCCTGGCGCCGCTCAGCGCTCTTCGGCGTGCTGGCGGCAGCGGCCATTCTCACGAAGAACAGCAGTTACTACATTCTGCTTGTTCCCGGCTTGTACATCGTTGCCGGGTCCAAATGGTCTTTGTTGAAAGTGCGCTCCTTTTGGCTCGCTCCCATCTTGGTCGTGGGGCTATATGGGCCGTGGCTTCTTATTAGCCGGAGCGCGCTGCTCGTCGGTACCGTCGGTCTTGATCTGCCGAGCTTCTGGGGATTCACCGGAAAGTTTCTGGCGGCACTCTGGCGGGAGACCTCGTTTCTCCTGATTCCCGCGACCGTGGGCGCCTTCTTTGTGCTCCGCCGCAGGAAAGAGGCCAGCGCTCTGGAGTTGTGCTTACTCGCCACGGTGCCAGCCAGCCTGGTTGCCGTTGTGGCGGCCCGCGTCCCCGTGCAGGAACGCCTCTTCATCGTTGTGTATATGGCGGTGATCTTCTTCGCCCTGCTGGGTTTGACGGAAGTGCTGAGCCTGATGCGCGTGCGCTCCCGTATCGCCGTAAACGCGGTCCTGGTGTTGTTTTTCGGCGTATACATCAAACTCAACTGGATGGACTTCCGGCGGCCGCCCCAGAACGACATGCGCCAGGCCGTCGAGTTCATTAATCGATACGATGTCGGCCAGTCCGGCGCGATCCTGGTTTCCAGCGCCCGGGAGGGGCCCTGGATTGCGGAGTTCGTTCAGAGTGAGGACTCCCGGCCCAAGCGAATCTTCGTCCGTCCCACGAAAGTCTTCTGTGATGAGAGTTGGAACGCCACCGGCTACCGCCCCCTTCTGCGGACAGTCGATGAGCTCTCGGTGAAACTGGATGAGCTACCGGTCCGCTACGTCATTCGGGACTCTACGCAGCCTAGCCACGACTATCTGCATGACCATCTGCTCGACCAGCTCATTCAAGCCCACCCTGACCTTTGGAAGAAGTGCTTTGTCTCCGATGGAAGCTCGCCAGCAGGGTATGTGATTTACCAGAATATGAAATGGTCGCCCGACTCCCAATCCAAGCTGTACGCCGGGCTCAAGAAGCAGTTCCTCTCCAAGTGGCGCTAA